A stretch of the Rosa rugosa chromosome 5, drRosRugo1.1, whole genome shotgun sequence genome encodes the following:
- the LOC133709244 gene encoding uncharacterized protein LOC133709244, translated as MAPTLPESLKMLCQWGEDKFKDGRTLSFHIEPEVFGYSRKTFLMGSDVRRLASMREVSGTCIAVYQRYLYEQLIAYKMVDMVAFIDPSLIGASGSGNGTVRAQHIRDRLVAAKPGQMFMLPYNSGDHWMLTIVDPAQGTAYFLDPLKRRLPTGDWMSIVETALGMYNSERKRKGRSSVMWKNLAGIPPQPSNKECGYFIMRYMRDIIEDKDLSLFPVKWERRGSSHYTQADIDQIRNEWAKFVVKVYV; from the exons ATGGCACCTACATTACCAGAATCATTGAAGATGCTATGTCAGTGGGGTGAAGACAAATTCAAAGACGGGCGTACCCTCAGCTTCCACATTGAACCTGAAGTGTTCGGATATTCTCGCAAGACCTTTCTAATGGGATCAGATGTTCGGCGACTTGCAAGCATGAGGGAAGTTAGTGGAACTTGCATTGCTGTGTAccaaag GTATCTCTATGAGCAGTTGATTGCTTATAAAATGGTAGACATGGTTGCATTCATTGACCCTTCTCTAATTGGTGCAAGTGGGTCTGGGAATGGAACTGTTAGGGCCCAACACATTAGAGATAGGCTTGTAGCTGCAAAACCAGGACAGATGTTCATGTTGCCATATAACTCGGG TGATCATTGGATGTTGACAATTGTTGATCCTGCCCAAGGCACTGCCTATTTTTTGGATCCTCTGAAAAGACGCTTACCCACCGGAGATTGGATGTCTATAGTGGAAAC TGCACTAGGTATGTATAATTCTGAAAGGAAGAGGAAAGGCCGGAGTTCAGTTATGTGGAAAAATTTGGCT GGCATTCCTCCCCAACCTAGCAACAAGGAGTGTGGGTACTTTATCATGCGATACATGAGGGATATTATTGAGGATAAAGACCTGTCATTATTTCCTGTAAAG tgggagaggagaggtAGCAGCCACTATACCCAAGCAGACATTGATCAGATACGAAATGAGTGGGCAAAGTTTGTGGTCAAGGTGTATGTGTAG